A portion of the Natronococcus sp. AD-5 genome contains these proteins:
- a CDS encoding TIGR04024 family LLM class F420-dependent oxidoreductase, translated as MTHRDVHLPVAAQPSVDSLAEYARRAEEGGFDCVWLPETWGRDAVTVLTTIAERTGSVEVGTSIVNTYSRSPALLGQTAATLQEVADGRFRLGLGPSGPVVIENWHGLEYGNPLKRTRETVEIVRRVLSGETVDYDGDHFSLAGFRLRCNPPDPVPPIEVTGMGPKAVELAGRFADGWHAIMLTPDGLRDRLEDLERGTDLGDREPDDVAATVGVTCCALEDADRARELARQHTAFYVGGMGTFYRDALARQGYDEAETIHDAWQSDDRKRALEAVSDELLEDLCAAGDPETARDRLARFEAIDGVDAVAVSFPRSAEADEIEATMEALAPDADRS; from the coding sequence ATGACCCACAGGGACGTCCACCTCCCGGTCGCGGCCCAGCCGAGCGTCGACTCGCTGGCCGAGTACGCCCGGCGAGCCGAGGAGGGCGGGTTCGACTGCGTCTGGCTTCCCGAGACGTGGGGCCGGGACGCGGTGACCGTCCTGACCACGATCGCCGAGCGAACCGGCAGCGTCGAGGTCGGCACCAGCATCGTCAACACCTACTCGCGCTCGCCCGCGCTACTCGGCCAGACCGCCGCGACGCTGCAGGAGGTCGCCGACGGGCGATTCCGGCTCGGCCTCGGCCCGAGCGGTCCCGTCGTGATCGAGAACTGGCACGGCCTCGAGTACGGCAACCCCCTCAAGCGCACCCGCGAGACCGTCGAGATCGTCCGCCGGGTGCTCTCGGGGGAGACCGTCGACTACGACGGCGATCACTTCTCGCTCGCCGGCTTTCGACTCCGGTGTAATCCGCCCGATCCCGTGCCGCCGATCGAAGTGACCGGGATGGGACCGAAGGCGGTCGAACTCGCGGGCCGGTTCGCCGACGGCTGGCACGCGATCATGCTCACGCCCGACGGACTCCGGGACCGCCTCGAGGACCTCGAGCGCGGCACCGACCTGGGCGACCGCGAGCCGGACGACGTCGCGGCGACCGTCGGCGTCACCTGCTGTGCGCTCGAGGACGCCGACCGCGCCCGGGAACTCGCCCGCCAGCACACCGCCTTCTACGTCGGCGGGATGGGGACGTTCTACCGCGACGCGCTGGCCCGGCAGGGCTACGACGAAGCGGAGACGATCCACGACGCCTGGCAGTCGGACGACCGGAAGCGGGCGCTCGAGGCGGTCTCCGACGAGCTGCTCGAGGACCTCTGCGCCGCGGGCGATCCGGAGACCGCGCGCGACCGACTCGCGCGATTCGAGGCGATCGACGGCGTCGACGCGGTCGCCGTCAGTTTCCCGCGCAGCGCCGAGGCCGACGAGATCGAGGCGACGATGGAGGCGCTGGCACCGGACGCGGACCGATCCTGA
- a CDS encoding SDR family NAD(P)-dependent oxidoreductase, producing the protein MSTDRFSVDGDVAIVTGASSGIGESIAKRFASDGVDVVICSREQDNVDPVAEEINGSDRPGTALSVECDVTDREAVEAMVEATVEEFGGLDVLVNNAGASFMATFDDISENGWKTIVDINVHGTYHCTQAAAEHLKEDGGIVINLSSVAGQTGSPYMSHYGAAKAAVVNLTTTLSYEWASDNVRVNCIAPGFVATAGVESQMGVSADEVDRNEVERRMGTVEEIADLAQFLASPASSYVVGETITAQGLPRIEESPEV; encoded by the coding sequence ATGAGTACCGACCGGTTCAGCGTCGACGGCGACGTCGCGATCGTCACCGGGGCCTCGAGCGGCATCGGGGAGTCGATCGCGAAGCGGTTCGCATCCGACGGCGTCGACGTCGTGATCTGCTCGCGCGAGCAGGACAACGTCGACCCGGTCGCGGAGGAAATTAACGGGAGCGACCGCCCCGGCACGGCGCTTTCCGTCGAGTGCGACGTGACCGACCGCGAGGCGGTCGAGGCGATGGTCGAGGCGACCGTCGAGGAGTTCGGCGGCCTCGACGTGCTGGTGAACAACGCCGGCGCGTCGTTCATGGCCACCTTCGACGACATCTCGGAGAACGGCTGGAAGACGATCGTCGACATCAACGTCCACGGCACCTACCACTGTACGCAGGCCGCCGCGGAACACTTGAAGGAGGACGGCGGGATCGTGATCAACCTGTCCAGCGTCGCCGGACAGACGGGCTCGCCGTACATGAGCCACTACGGCGCCGCCAAGGCGGCCGTCGTGAACCTGACGACGACCCTTTCCTACGAGTGGGCGTCCGATAACGTGCGCGTCAACTGCATCGCGCCCGGCTTCGTCGCGACGGCGGGCGTCGAGAGTCAGATGGGCGTCTCGGCCGACGAGGTCGACCGGAACGAGGTCGAACGCCGAATGGGAACCGTCGAGGAAATCGCCGACCTCGCGCAGTTCCTCGCGAGTCCGGCCTCCTCGTACGTCGTCGGCGAGACGATCACCGCGCAGGGGCTGCCGCGCATCGAAGAGTCGCCAGAGGTATGA
- a CDS encoding lactate 2-monooxygenase, producing MTGEDTRYGPDRQEAVYRRGMLEGDPPEFPVAYEDLEERAREELGEEAFAYVAGGAGSESTIEANDRAFDGWEIVPRILRDVSDRDLSVELFGREIPAPVLLAPIGVQSILHDEAELAVARAASDVGVPMISSSVSSYTMEEIADELEAPGWFQLYWSSDRDVAASFLERAENAGFEAVVVTLDTPKMGWRERDIELAYLPFLEGQGIRNYFEDDAFRDRLETDDPWADPEASLESFIDRFGDASLTWDDLSFLREHTDLPIILKGVLHPDDARRAVERGMDGAIVSNHGGRQVDGAIPALEALPDVVEAVGDDVPVLFDSGIRRGSDAVRAIALGADAVLLGRPYAYGLGIGGEDGVRSVLRNFLADLDLTVGLSGCAGIDEVDRSTVRRAER from the coding sequence ATGACAGGAGAAGACACCAGATACGGGCCGGATCGACAGGAAGCGGTCTACCGACGAGGGATGCTCGAGGGCGATCCGCCGGAGTTTCCGGTCGCCTACGAGGACCTCGAGGAACGCGCCCGCGAGGAGCTCGGCGAGGAGGCGTTCGCGTACGTCGCGGGCGGCGCGGGCTCCGAATCGACGATCGAGGCGAACGACCGCGCCTTCGACGGGTGGGAGATCGTTCCGCGCATCCTGCGGGACGTTTCCGACCGGGATCTCTCGGTCGAGCTGTTCGGGCGGGAGATTCCCGCACCCGTCCTGCTCGCGCCGATCGGCGTGCAGTCGATCCTCCACGACGAGGCGGAACTCGCCGTCGCCCGCGCGGCGAGCGACGTCGGCGTGCCGATGATCTCGAGTTCCGTCTCCTCGTACACGATGGAGGAGATCGCCGACGAACTCGAGGCGCCGGGCTGGTTCCAGCTCTACTGGAGTTCCGATCGCGACGTGGCGGCCAGCTTCCTCGAACGGGCCGAGAACGCCGGCTTCGAGGCCGTCGTCGTCACCCTCGACACGCCGAAGATGGGCTGGCGCGAGCGCGACATCGAACTCGCCTACCTCCCCTTCCTCGAAGGTCAGGGGATACGGAACTACTTCGAGGACGACGCCTTCCGCGACCGGCTCGAGACCGACGACCCGTGGGCCGACCCGGAGGCCTCGCTCGAGTCCTTCATCGACCGCTTCGGCGACGCCTCGCTCACCTGGGACGACCTCTCGTTCCTGCGCGAGCACACCGACCTGCCGATTATCCTCAAGGGCGTGCTCCACCCGGACGACGCTCGACGCGCCGTCGAACGCGGGATGGACGGCGCGATCGTCTCGAACCACGGCGGCCGCCAGGTCGACGGCGCGATCCCGGCGCTCGAGGCCCTGCCCGACGTCGTCGAGGCCGTCGGCGACGACGTCCCGGTCCTCTTCGACAGCGGGATCCGCCGGGGCAGCGACGCCGTCCGGGCGATCGCGCTCGGGGCCGACGCCGTCCTGCTCGGCCGACCCTACGCCTACGGGCTCGGGATCGGCGGCGAGGATGGCGTGCGATCCGTCCTGCGGAACTTCCTCGCGGACCTGGACCTGACCGTCGGACTCTCGGGCTGTGCCGGCATCGACGAGGTCGACCGGTCGACGGTCCGGCGGGCGGAGCGATGA
- a CDS encoding HAD family hydrolase → MSADPRSGDPDAPEEWEAVFWDVGGVVLDLESVRAAHTAFVADLLERRDVDATIEEAIAAWRSAVGDHFRERDGTAFRAARDGYHKGIEAVVGEPIPRAEWKPPFREAVRSSIEPVPGAVETVERLAARDLHVGVVSDVDDEEGRWMLEQFGVREAFDSITTSEEVGRTKPDPAMFETALEKAGVAPERSLMIGDRYEHDVEGAAEAGLHGVAFGAEDGPAVSYRIESPLEILEIVDGERDE, encoded by the coding sequence ATGAGCGCGGATCCGCGCTCCGGCGATCCCGACGCCCCCGAGGAGTGGGAGGCCGTCTTCTGGGACGTCGGCGGCGTCGTTCTCGACCTCGAGTCGGTCCGGGCCGCCCACACCGCGTTCGTCGCGGACCTGCTCGAGCGCCGCGACGTCGACGCGACCATCGAGGAGGCGATCGCCGCCTGGCGCAGCGCCGTCGGCGATCACTTCCGCGAGCGCGACGGGACGGCGTTCCGGGCCGCCCGCGACGGCTACCACAAGGGCATCGAAGCGGTCGTCGGCGAGCCGATCCCGCGAGCGGAGTGGAAGCCGCCGTTTCGAGAGGCCGTCCGGTCCTCGATCGAGCCGGTTCCGGGCGCCGTCGAAACCGTCGAGCGACTCGCCGCTCGAGATCTCCACGTCGGCGTCGTCAGCGACGTCGACGACGAGGAGGGCCGGTGGATGCTCGAGCAGTTCGGCGTCCGCGAGGCGTTCGACTCGATCACGACCTCCGAGGAGGTCGGTCGGACGAAGCCCGACCCCGCGATGTTCGAGACGGCCCTCGAGAAGGCCGGCGTCGCACCCGAACGGTCGCTGATGATCGGCGACCGGTACGAACACGACGTCGAAGGGGCCGCCGAGGCGGGGTTACACGGCGTCGCCTTCGGCGCCGAGGACGGCCCCGCCGTCTCGTACCGGATCGAGTCGCCGCTCGAGATCCTCGAGATCGTCGACGGCGAACGGGACGAGTGA
- a CDS encoding GNAT family N-acetyltransferase, with protein sequence MRTTSQGVSRVTIRRFEPGDRAAFLSLYETVFERDRRTDWFRWKYKENPYVDHVPIVVAEHDGDLVGCRSLFAQEMRGHGTVRTAFQPCDTMVHPEHRRRGLFSRMNERTLERYTDGGPSFFFNFPNEASMQGNLDCGWREIGTVPLYYRFQDPVRAFERWAGDSESTSGSTDRSSGNRATAALSRALADAIAGSHRAGDRLLTPDAGVRIVRYETPPPETLERIYRRSIPDAMHTNRTEAFYRWRFANPEHTYTTYVAKRDAAPVAALVVSEVDDHVRIVETLPRTVDSELAALNRLLVAVLSEYEDRSYVTAFGETLPTPVRYRFYPDTRAPLSTVIRPSARTLLARDIDAKSAVENSSAADWTFSRLDLDTT encoded by the coding sequence ATGAGAACGACCAGTCAGGGCGTATCGCGGGTGACCATCCGTCGGTTCGAGCCCGGCGACCGAGCCGCGTTTCTGTCGCTGTACGAGACCGTGTTCGAACGCGACCGTCGCACCGACTGGTTTCGGTGGAAGTACAAGGAGAACCCCTACGTCGATCACGTTCCGATCGTCGTCGCCGAGCACGACGGCGACCTCGTCGGCTGTCGGTCGCTGTTCGCCCAGGAAATGCGCGGACACGGAACGGTGCGGACGGCGTTCCAGCCGTGCGACACGATGGTCCACCCCGAGCACCGTCGCCGCGGGCTGTTCAGCCGGATGAACGAGCGGACCCTCGAGCGCTACACTGACGGCGGGCCGTCGTTCTTCTTCAACTTCCCGAACGAGGCCTCGATGCAGGGGAACCTCGACTGCGGCTGGCGCGAGATCGGAACGGTGCCGCTGTACTATCGGTTCCAGGATCCCGTCCGCGCCTTCGAGCGGTGGGCGGGCGACTCCGAATCGACGAGCGGTTCGACGGATCGCTCGAGCGGAAACCGCGCGACGGCCGCGCTCTCGAGAGCGCTCGCCGACGCGATAGCGGGTTCGCACCGGGCGGGCGACCGGCTCCTGACCCCCGACGCCGGCGTTCGAATCGTGCGCTACGAGACGCCGCCCCCCGAGACGCTCGAGCGGATCTATCGGCGGTCGATCCCCGACGCGATGCACACGAATCGGACCGAGGCGTTCTACCGCTGGCGGTTCGCCAATCCGGAGCACACCTACACGACGTACGTCGCGAAACGGGACGCCGCGCCGGTGGCCGCGCTCGTCGTCTCCGAGGTCGACGATCACGTCCGGATCGTCGAGACGCTCCCGCGAACGGTCGACTCCGAACTGGCGGCGCTCAACCGGTTGCTCGTCGCGGTGCTCTCCGAGTACGAGGATCGCAGTTACGTCACCGCGTTCGGCGAGACGCTGCCGACGCCGGTTCGCTACCGGTTCTACCCCGATACGCGGGCGCCCCTCTCGACGGTGATCCGACCGTCGGCGCGGACGCTGCTCGCGCGCGATATCGACGCGAAAAGTGCGGTCGAAAACAGTTCGGCCGCCGACTGGACGTTCTCGCGGCTCGACCTCGATACGACCTGA
- a CDS encoding acyl-CoA dehydrogenase family protein — protein MEYHDSDRARELAANVREFVDEEVIPVEREWLGNGPVPDDTVEELREKARERALYAPQIDEEHGGLGLEFRDVLPAFEEAGRSLLGPLALRVDAPDEGNMHTLEMAGTDEQKERWLEPLVDAEIHSGFSMTEPMQGGGSDPKMIKTTAEKEGDEWVINGHKWWTTQGSEADVLLVMARTDRDAHPYEGCSIFLVPSDADGVEYQRDIPHVGGGFRGASHAEIIYDDVRVPEENLLGAENAGFAIAQKRLGPARLTHCMRFSGMAQRSLEVAKAYTSEREGFGSTLSEKQSLRYEIADAETRLHAARTMVRHAAREISEGKEARVPVSMAKVFTANVAQETVDLSIQCCGGNGIGKDLPLADFYENVRAFRIVDGADEVHKRVIARDAFEDIDEHELDPVTRFRG, from the coding sequence ATGGAGTATCACGACAGCGATCGGGCGCGTGAACTGGCCGCAAACGTCCGCGAGTTCGTCGACGAGGAAGTGATCCCGGTCGAGCGGGAGTGGCTCGGGAACGGCCCGGTCCCGGACGATACCGTCGAGGAGCTGCGAGAAAAAGCGCGCGAGCGAGCGCTCTACGCGCCGCAGATCGACGAGGAGCACGGCGGGCTCGGCCTCGAGTTCCGCGACGTCCTGCCGGCGTTCGAGGAGGCCGGTCGCAGCCTGCTCGGACCGCTGGCGCTGCGGGTCGACGCGCCCGACGAGGGGAACATGCACACCCTGGAGATGGCCGGCACCGACGAACAGAAAGAGCGGTGGCTCGAGCCGCTGGTCGACGCGGAGATCCACTCGGGCTTTTCGATGACTGAGCCGATGCAGGGCGGCGGCTCGGATCCGAAGATGATCAAGACCACGGCGGAGAAAGAGGGCGACGAGTGGGTCATCAACGGCCACAAGTGGTGGACGACCCAGGGTAGCGAGGCCGACGTCCTGCTGGTGATGGCCCGGACCGACCGGGACGCCCACCCCTACGAAGGGTGTTCGATCTTCCTCGTCCCGAGCGACGCGGACGGCGTCGAGTACCAGCGCGACATCCCCCACGTCGGCGGGGGATTCCGGGGCGCGAGCCACGCCGAAATCATTTACGACGACGTGCGCGTTCCCGAGGAGAACCTGCTGGGCGCCGAGAACGCCGGCTTCGCCATCGCCCAGAAGCGCCTCGGCCCCGCGCGGCTCACCCACTGCATGCGCTTTTCCGGGATGGCCCAGCGCTCGCTCGAGGTCGCGAAGGCCTACACGAGCGAACGCGAGGGGTTCGGCAGCACGCTCTCCGAGAAACAGAGCCTGCGCTACGAGATCGCCGACGCGGAGACCCGACTGCACGCGGCCAGGACGATGGTCCGCCACGCGGCGCGCGAGATCAGCGAGGGGAAGGAAGCCCGCGTTCCGGTCTCGATGGCGAAAGTGTTCACCGCCAACGTCGCCCAGGAGACGGTCGACCTCTCGATCCAGTGCTGCGGCGGCAACGGGATCGGCAAGGACCTGCCGCTGGCGGACTTCTACGAGAACGTCCGCGCGTTCCGCATCGTCGACGGCGCCGACGAGGTCCACAAGCGCGTGATCGCCCGCGACGCCTTCGAGGATATCGACGAACACGAACTCGACCCGGTTACGCGTTTCCGCGGCTAA
- a CDS encoding phosphotransferase family protein: MTERYYERLVDEDALAAYLESHLGAADEYEIDRHQEGHSNETLFVTWGDRDLVIRRPPPGETADTAHDVLREYRVTEALVDTDVPVPEPLLACEDHDVIGSDFYVMERLAGDVLRLEEPDRFAEPEHRERIGEELVDTLAAIHDVDYEDVGLGEFGYPESYTERQVERWGQQLMWAFDRTADEREVPDLYEVGAWLQENVPDDHPHALVHGDYKLDNVMYSPGTPPELVGVFDWEMATLGDPRADLGWMLSYWRDAKDPDPAVPELTAAFMEREGYPTRRELVDRWEERTGLEFEREQFYRALAVYKLAALGEMFFRRYLEGNSDDPMYPRMEERVPALAARAMRIIDGEEPL; this comes from the coding sequence ATGACGGAGCGCTACTACGAGCGCCTCGTCGACGAGGACGCGCTGGCGGCGTACCTCGAGTCCCACCTGGGCGCGGCCGACGAGTACGAGATCGACCGCCACCAGGAGGGCCACTCCAACGAGACGCTGTTCGTCACCTGGGGCGACCGCGACCTGGTGATCAGACGACCGCCGCCGGGCGAGACGGCCGACACCGCCCACGACGTCCTGCGGGAGTACCGGGTGACCGAGGCGCTGGTCGACACCGACGTCCCCGTCCCCGAGCCGCTGCTCGCCTGCGAGGACCACGACGTCATCGGTAGCGACTTCTACGTGATGGAGCGACTCGCGGGCGACGTGCTCCGGCTCGAGGAACCCGACCGGTTCGCCGAGCCCGAACACCGCGAGCGGATCGGCGAGGAACTCGTCGACACGCTGGCGGCGATCCACGATGTCGACTACGAGGACGTCGGCCTCGGCGAGTTCGGCTACCCCGAGAGCTACACCGAGCGCCAGGTCGAGCGCTGGGGGCAGCAGCTGATGTGGGCGTTCGACCGCACCGCGGACGAACGCGAAGTGCCGGACCTCTACGAGGTCGGCGCGTGGCTGCAGGAGAACGTTCCCGACGACCACCCGCACGCGCTCGTCCACGGCGACTACAAGCTGGATAACGTGATGTACAGTCCCGGTACTCCACCGGAGCTGGTCGGCGTCTTCGACTGGGAGATGGCCACGCTGGGCGACCCGCGGGCCGACCTGGGCTGGATGCTCTCCTACTGGCGCGACGCGAAGGACCCCGACCCCGCCGTGCCGGAGCTCACGGCCGCCTTCATGGAACGGGAGGGGTACCCGACCCGCCGAGAACTGGTCGACCGCTGGGAGGAGCGGACCGGCCTCGAGTTCGAGCGCGAGCAGTTCTACCGCGCGCTCGCGGTGTACAAGCTGGCCGCCCTCGGCGAGATGTTCTTCCGGCGCTACCTCGAGGGCAACAGCGACGATCCGATGTACCCGCGGATGGAAGAACGCGTTCCGGCGCTGGCCGCGCGAGCGATGCGAATCATCGACGGGGAGGAGCCGCTCTGA
- a CDS encoding MaoC family dehydratase → MRYFEDIEVGETRSFGEYDVTEDEVVEFAERYDPQPFHVDEEAAADSMFGELVASGWHTAAMSMRMLVEGPDDEDGWASMGSPGVDELRWHQPVKPGDTLSLRTEVLEKRPSESRSDRGYVKSRLETYTQDDELVMSWVGNTILERRDDE, encoded by the coding sequence ATGCGCTACTTCGAAGACATCGAGGTCGGCGAAACGCGCTCGTTCGGCGAGTACGACGTCACGGAGGACGAGGTCGTCGAGTTCGCCGAGCGGTACGATCCCCAGCCGTTCCACGTCGACGAGGAAGCCGCGGCGGACAGCATGTTCGGCGAACTGGTCGCCTCGGGCTGGCACACCGCGGCGATGTCGATGCGGATGCTCGTCGAGGGCCCCGACGACGAGGACGGGTGGGCTTCGATGGGGTCGCCCGGCGTCGACGAACTGCGCTGGCACCAGCCGGTCAAGCCGGGCGATACGCTCTCGCTTCGAACCGAGGTCCTCGAGAAGCGCCCCTCCGAGAGCCGCTCCGACCGCGGCTACGTGAAGAGCCGACTCGAGACGTACACCCAGGACGACGAGCTCGTCATGAGCTGGGTCGGGAACACGATCTTAGAGCGCCGCGACGACGAATAA
- a CDS encoding 3-hydroxyacyl-CoA dehydrogenase/enoyl-CoA hydratase family protein produces MSYDTIGRVAVLGAGNMGHGIAEVTAMAGYDVTMRDIEPELVEDGYEGIAWSLEKLEEKDRLEEPADEILDRIETTTDLEAAVADADLVVEAAPENLELKHDIFRDLERYADEDALLATNTSSLPITDVAEVVDAPERVLGLHFFNPPVKMDLVEVIYGAETSGAAAEAGYEWVESIDKTPIYVRKDVRGFVVNTIVGPFIGEPAWMVSEGDADVRQADAAMAHGRGYPMGPFELADLTGIDVGYHVRKEAGDDIPPIMEEKVQAEEFGKKTGKGFYGYEEGDGPDYEPGDGEGFDTLQVEARMINRAAYLVGEDVATPEAIDIGVRLGLGFPEGICRRADKIGLETVLETLETQLEETGDDRFEPHSHLRELVEEGKTGEDAGAGFHDYGGGEGGLDSYRYLNAEIEDGVLAVELDRPERMNALSADLLEEIDDLFSTVDTNEIRCATIEGTGDRAFSAGADITGFGSLEPTDAMDVTPAFETVNDFPRPVVAKIDGYCLGAGLELALACDLRLATKRSSFGAPEIGLGLIPGGGGTQRLLRVLGETRAKELVFRGNHIDAERAADWGLANRAVDRDEFDETVEAFVDDLRNGPPLGLEVAKKVMNRGEDASLEAALAMESQGFGLLIGTDDVREGTAAFAEDREPEFEGE; encoded by the coding sequence ATGTCATACGACACCATCGGCCGCGTCGCCGTGCTCGGCGCGGGAAACATGGGACACGGAATCGCCGAGGTGACCGCGATGGCCGGGTACGACGTCACCATGCGGGACATCGAACCGGAACTGGTCGAGGACGGTTACGAGGGGATCGCCTGGAGCCTCGAGAAACTCGAAGAAAAAGACCGCCTCGAGGAACCGGCCGACGAGATTCTCGACCGAATCGAGACCACGACCGACCTCGAGGCGGCCGTCGCCGACGCCGACCTCGTCGTCGAAGCCGCGCCGGAGAACCTCGAGCTGAAACACGATATCTTCCGGGATCTCGAGCGCTACGCCGACGAGGACGCGCTGCTCGCGACGAACACCTCGAGCCTCCCGATCACGGACGTCGCGGAGGTCGTCGACGCGCCCGAGCGCGTGCTCGGACTGCACTTCTTCAACCCGCCGGTGAAGATGGACCTCGTCGAAGTCATCTACGGCGCCGAGACGAGCGGCGCCGCGGCCGAGGCCGGTTACGAGTGGGTCGAGTCGATCGACAAGACGCCGATCTACGTCCGCAAGGACGTCCGCGGTTTCGTCGTCAACACCATCGTCGGCCCCTTCATCGGCGAGCCGGCGTGGATGGTCTCCGAGGGCGACGCCGACGTTCGCCAGGCCGACGCCGCGATGGCTCACGGGCGGGGCTACCCCATGGGGCCGTTCGAGCTCGCCGACCTGACCGGAATCGACGTCGGCTACCACGTCCGCAAGGAGGCCGGCGACGACATCCCGCCGATCATGGAGGAGAAAGTCCAGGCCGAAGAATTCGGGAAGAAGACCGGGAAGGGGTTCTACGGCTACGAGGAGGGTGACGGTCCCGACTACGAGCCCGGGGACGGCGAGGGGTTCGACACGCTTCAGGTCGAAGCGCGGATGATCAACCGCGCGGCCTACCTGGTCGGCGAGGACGTCGCGACGCCCGAGGCGATCGATATCGGCGTCCGTCTCGGCCTGGGCTTCCCGGAGGGGATCTGCCGTCGCGCGGACAAGATCGGCCTCGAGACGGTACTGGAGACACTCGAGACCCAACTCGAGGAGACCGGCGACGACCGGTTCGAGCCGCACTCGCACCTGCGAGAGCTCGTCGAGGAGGGGAAGACCGGCGAGGACGCCGGCGCGGGCTTCCACGACTACGGCGGCGGGGAGGGGGGCCTCGACTCCTACCGCTACCTGAACGCCGAGATCGAGGACGGGGTCCTCGCGGTCGAACTCGACCGTCCGGAGCGGATGAACGCGCTGTCGGCCGACCTGCTCGAGGAGATCGACGACCTGTTCTCGACGGTCGACACTAACGAAATTCGGTGCGCGACGATCGAGGGGACGGGCGACCGCGCGTTCAGCGCCGGCGCGGACATCACCGGCTTCGGCTCGCTCGAGCCGACCGACGCGATGGACGTCACGCCCGCCTTCGAGACGGTCAACGACTTTCCGCGGCCCGTGGTCGCGAAGATCGACGGCTACTGTCTCGGCGCCGGCCTCGAGCTCGCGCTCGCCTGCGATCTCCGCCTGGCGACGAAACGGTCGTCGTTCGGCGCGCCCGAAATCGGTCTCGGGCTGATCCCCGGTGGCGGCGGTACGCAGCGGCTGCTGCGCGTCCTCGGCGAGACCCGCGCGAAGGAGCTGGTCTTCCGGGGCAACCACATCGACGCCGAGCGAGCCGCCGACTGGGGGCTCGCTAACCGGGCCGTCGACCGCGACGAGTTCGACGAGACCGTCGAAGCGTTCGTCGACGACCTGCGAAACGGCCCGCCGCTCGGGCTCGAGGTGGCCAAGAAGGTGATGAACCGGGGCGAGGACGCCAGCCTCGAGGCGGCGCTGGCGATGGAGAGCCAGGGCTTCGGCCTCCTGATCGGCACCGACGACGTGCGGGAGGGGACCGCCGCGTTCGCGGAGGACCGCGAGCCGGAGTTCGAGGGCGAGTGA
- a CDS encoding MaoC/PaaZ C-terminal domain-containing protein has product MAVSFEDLEVGHGVVTHSRTITEADVRNYAGVSGDFNPLHLSEEYTADTPFGEPIAHGALLFGIASGLLWQYRHERPETIAFYGVDSLRFTEPVTMGTTVHAESELIEKEPRDHPVANGVARYETRLVTDEDEVALSCEMLTLVK; this is encoded by the coding sequence ATGGCCGTCTCGTTCGAGGACCTCGAGGTCGGCCACGGGGTCGTCACCCACTCGCGGACGATCACCGAGGCGGACGTCCGCAACTACGCGGGCGTCAGCGGCGATTTCAACCCGCTGCACCTGAGCGAGGAGTACACCGCCGACACGCCGTTCGGCGAGCCGATCGCTCACGGCGCGCTCCTGTTCGGGATCGCGTCGGGACTCCTCTGGCAGTACCGCCACGAACGCCCCGAGACGATCGCCTTCTACGGGGTCGATTCGCTCCGGTTCACCGAACCCGTCACGATGGGCACGACGGTTCACGCCGAATCCGAGTTGATCGAGAAGGAGCCCCGGGATCATCCGGTCGCGAACGGCGTCGCGCGCTACGAGACGCGGCTCGTCACCGACGAGGACGAGGTCGCGCTCTCCTGTGAGATGCTCACGCTTGTGAAGTAA